A single window of Candidatus Flexicrinis affinis DNA harbors:
- a CDS encoding PD40 domain-containing protein, translating into MLLRAYRLTDRLSLIFLKTIGVLSSLLADGLLIFAGKPVGQRSGILGLVGFVVSVIVAILAAIGTVLAPVGRLILRLFGISVTSTASGYQGAMARRSARSDMRSAVQEDPLRARNRALSALLALSLIAVIVVILWATQPRPQTVAVLPNPDLAIVGAATATPTNVVPIAVASPIPTATQIPAVLQSRGSISYTVRENGQTDLWVVPVTSRQPLRITNDAADERDAVWSPDGTKLAYASNQDGNWELYIYDLITSQTRRMTFNLAFEGAPSWSPDGNWLVYETYQGGSFDVYVLPVTDVNASVQAIVQHPSADMRPAWSPQEGQQGRLIAFVSWRDGNGDIYIVSLDDIGSPYNLTRTAGIDEDYPSWSPDGRYLAYSALDAGIEKVFVHDMNDPNAAPQVIGRGRAPAWSPDGTALVAAVDTRSATDLTVYPFGGADAIPQLIRVPARSNSPSWTGQPLPSALVNSGGLPSGTSALYTEQETQFANGLYPLGILTRNVQAPSPRLSDRVNDSFNALRERVNSLTGRDFLGRLDDAFWDINQRPQLGEEVRNWHKTGRAFSINKNSALAGFPREVEIFREDTDIETRWRVFVRVAEDAQSGQLGEPLRGLPWDFEARTSGDVSAYEAGGKLRDSIPEGYYVDLTDVAADFGWLPYPASSDWRLNFNAINYWMFHKPDGLSWLQAMQELWTDDQLGGFLPTPTPNQQASTGG; encoded by the coding sequence ATGCTCCTTCGCGCGTATCGCCTGACCGACCGACTTTCGCTCATCTTCCTGAAGACCATCGGCGTATTGTCGTCGCTGCTGGCCGATGGACTGCTGATCTTTGCGGGCAAACCCGTCGGACAGCGATCCGGCATATTGGGGTTGGTCGGCTTCGTCGTGTCGGTGATCGTGGCGATTCTCGCTGCCATCGGCACCGTCCTGGCACCTGTCGGCAGGTTGATATTACGGCTCTTCGGCATCAGCGTGACATCGACCGCCAGCGGGTATCAGGGCGCGATGGCCCGCCGTTCGGCACGTTCGGACATGCGCTCTGCCGTGCAAGAGGACCCGCTGCGCGCACGTAACCGCGCCTTGAGCGCGCTGCTCGCGCTGAGCTTGATCGCCGTTATTGTCGTGATCCTGTGGGCCACCCAGCCCCGGCCGCAAACCGTGGCCGTTCTGCCAAACCCCGACCTTGCGATCGTCGGCGCGGCGACCGCAACGCCGACCAATGTAGTTCCGATTGCCGTCGCGTCGCCAATCCCGACCGCCACGCAAATCCCGGCCGTGCTTCAGTCACGCGGGAGCATTTCGTACACCGTGCGCGAGAACGGCCAGACCGACCTGTGGGTTGTGCCAGTCACGAGCCGTCAGCCCCTGCGCATTACCAACGACGCAGCCGACGAACGTGACGCAGTATGGTCGCCTGATGGCACAAAGCTCGCCTACGCCTCGAATCAAGACGGCAATTGGGAACTGTACATCTACGATCTCATCACGTCGCAGACCCGCCGCATGACCTTCAACCTCGCGTTCGAAGGCGCACCGTCGTGGTCGCCGGACGGCAACTGGCTCGTGTATGAGACGTATCAAGGCGGCAGCTTCGACGTCTACGTGCTGCCCGTGACCGATGTGAACGCAAGCGTGCAGGCGATTGTGCAGCATCCCAGCGCGGACATGCGCCCTGCGTGGTCGCCACAAGAGGGACAGCAAGGTCGGCTGATCGCGTTCGTCAGTTGGCGCGACGGAAACGGCGACATCTACATCGTGTCGCTAGACGACATCGGCTCGCCCTACAACCTGACGCGCACGGCCGGAATCGACGAGGATTACCCGTCTTGGTCGCCGGATGGCCGCTACCTCGCCTACAGCGCACTGGACGCTGGAATCGAGAAAGTCTTCGTACACGACATGAACGATCCCAACGCGGCGCCGCAGGTGATCGGGCGCGGGCGCGCACCGGCATGGTCGCCAGATGGCACGGCGCTGGTCGCGGCGGTCGATACGCGCAGCGCAACCGACCTAACGGTGTATCCGTTCGGCGGCGCGGATGCGATCCCGCAGTTGATCCGCGTGCCGGCGCGTTCGAACAGCCCATCGTGGACGGGTCAACCGCTGCCCTCTGCCCTCGTCAACAGCGGAGGGCTGCCGTCAGGCACGTCGGCGTTGTACACGGAGCAGGAGACGCAGTTCGCCAACGGGCTGTACCCGCTGGGTATCCTGACACGCAACGTGCAAGCGCCAAGCCCGCGGCTCAGCGATCGAGTCAACGATTCGTTCAACGCACTGCGCGAGCGGGTCAATTCGCTCACCGGGCGCGACTTCCTCGGGCGGCTTGACGACGCGTTCTGGGACATCAATCAACGCCCGCAGTTGGGCGAAGAAGTCCGAAATTGGCATAAGACCGGCCGCGCCTTCTCGATCAACAAGAACAGCGCGCTCGCCGGCTTCCCGCGCGAGGTCGAGATCTTCCGCGAGGATACCGACATCGAGACGCGCTGGCGCGTGTTCGTGCGGGTCGCTGAAGATGCCCAGTCCGGCCAGCTTGGTGAACCGCTGCGCGGCCTGCCGTGGGACTTCGAGGCTCGAACCAGCGGCGACGTCTCGGCCTACGAGGCCGGCGGCAAGCTGCGCGACTCGATCCCTGAAGGCTATTATGTCGACTTGACCGACGTTGCTGCGGACTTCGGGTGGCTGCCCTATCCCGCTTCTTCGGACTGGCGCCTCAATTTCAACGCCATCAATTACTGGATGTTCCACAAGCCCGACGGCTTGAGTTGGTTGCAAGCCATGCAGGAACTGTGGACAGACGATCAGCTCGGCGGGTTCCTGCCCACCCCCACGCCCAACCAGCAAGCATCGACCGGGGGCTGA
- a CDS encoding peptidoglycan DD-metalloendopeptidase family protein, producing the protein MGRSSFAAAVILFAAVAGLVALLSSNADPTAGTLRPVVPTEPVNTGPSQPWQDILRIGVSGAGTPVPTVALPGQSFVVPTLPVDTQPTSAPLPAGELVQRVVIDAPLSGVTATPAAVAALDTTAVPIATRLAQTPRPVPTNPPSLPVPLAIDPRDHYWFVRPIDADRTNRGLDYYEYGTDGPREDPYPIHHGIDVANEIGTTVRAAGSGVVIFATSEDTPIFQGSPSYGNVVVIEHDYVYQRQPLWTLYAHLEAPLVSAGERVVTGQAIGLVGNTGQTGGPHVHFEVRVGTNTYGSTYNPVLWLAPYVNRGTIAGKVVDARGNFIDDADVSLVIAGTTRDVTTTYVFRGSGSQVNPDPVWGENFVFSDVPVGRYEVVATINGRRVSQTVSVRQGVTSFVELAPPEAEVATQTP; encoded by the coding sequence ATGGGTCGGAGTAGCTTCGCCGCCGCGGTGATCCTGTTCGCAGCTGTCGCCGGACTGGTCGCGCTGCTGTCCAGCAACGCCGACCCGACTGCTGGAACCCTGCGGCCCGTCGTCCCGACCGAACCGGTCAACACCGGCCCTTCACAGCCGTGGCAGGACATCCTGCGTATCGGCGTTAGCGGCGCTGGAACACCAGTACCGACGGTCGCGCTGCCCGGCCAGAGTTTCGTCGTGCCAACGCTTCCGGTCGACACGCAGCCGACGTCTGCCCCGCTTCCCGCGGGTGAGCTGGTTCAACGAGTCGTGATCGACGCGCCGCTGTCGGGAGTCACCGCGACCCCGGCCGCAGTCGCCGCGCTTGACACGACGGCCGTGCCGATCGCGACCCGATTGGCGCAGACCCCGCGCCCGGTACCGACCAATCCACCGTCGCTTCCCGTCCCGCTGGCGATCGACCCGCGCGACCACTACTGGTTTGTTCGGCCAATCGACGCCGACCGCACCAACCGCGGCCTCGACTACTATGAATACGGCACCGATGGTCCGCGCGAAGACCCGTATCCGATCCACCACGGTATTGACGTCGCCAACGAAATCGGGACAACCGTACGCGCCGCTGGCAGTGGCGTTGTGATTTTCGCCACCAGCGAGGACACGCCGATCTTCCAGGGTTCACCGTCGTACGGAAACGTGGTCGTCATCGAGCATGACTACGTCTATCAACGTCAGCCGCTGTGGACCCTGTACGCCCACCTCGAAGCGCCGCTCGTTTCGGCTGGGGAGCGTGTGGTCACCGGCCAGGCGATCGGACTGGTCGGCAACACCGGGCAGACGGGCGGCCCGCACGTCCATTTCGAGGTCCGCGTGGGCACCAATACGTATGGATCGACGTACAACCCGGTGCTGTGGCTCGCGCCGTATGTCAACCGTGGCACGATTGCCGGCAAAGTGGTCGACGCACGCGGCAACTTCATCGACGATGCCGACGTCAGCCTTGTGATTGCCGGCACCACGCGCGATGTCACGACGACCTACGTCTTCCGTGGCAGTGGTTCGCAGGTCAACCCGGACCCAGTTTGGGGCGAGAACTTCGTATTCAGCGACGTTCCGGTCGGCCGTTATGAGGTTGTCGCGACAATCAACGGCCGACGCGTCTCGCAGACCGTCTCGGTGCGTCAGGGCGTGACCTCATTTGTCGAGCTCGCGCCGCCAGAAGCCGAAGTCGCCACCCAGACCCCTTAA